The following proteins come from a genomic window of Pseudomonas sp. Z8(2022):
- the ybgF gene encoding tol-pal system protein YbgF, giving the protein MRDCRRILTLLTLALPLAAVAEVPVLESSSMQQGSSYPPAGYGTAGAYAGAGAQAPASAQGMLFNQLEQMQQEIAQLRGMLEEQQNEIQRLKQEGLERYQDLDQRLSSGAAAGGASAQNLADGAVNANGTPTPPAAQQQSSAEPGDPAKEKLYYDAAFDLIKAKDFDKASQAFTAFLNRYPNSQYAGNAQYWLGEVNLAKGDLQAAGQAFAKVSQAYPSHAKVPDSLFKLADVERRLGHNDKARGILQQVIAQYPGSSAAQLAQRDLQRL; this is encoded by the coding sequence ATGCGTGATTGCCGCCGTATCCTGACCCTTCTGACACTCGCCCTGCCGCTTGCGGCAGTGGCGGAGGTTCCCGTACTGGAAAGCAGCTCCATGCAACAGGGCAGCAGCTATCCACCGGCGGGATATGGTACGGCCGGCGCCTACGCCGGAGCGGGTGCGCAAGCACCTGCTTCTGCGCAGGGCATGCTGTTCAACCAGCTCGAGCAGATGCAGCAGGAAATTGCGCAGCTGCGCGGCATGCTCGAAGAACAGCAGAATGAAATCCAGCGCCTCAAGCAGGAAGGCCTGGAGCGTTACCAGGATCTGGATCAACGCCTTTCGTCCGGCGCTGCTGCCGGCGGAGCTTCCGCACAGAATTTAGCCGATGGCGCGGTAAACGCCAACGGCACCCCGACGCCACCTGCCGCACAGCAGCAGAGCAGCGCCGAGCCGGGTGACCCGGCCAAGGAAAAACTCTACTACGATGCCGCCTTCGACCTGATCAAGGCCAAGGACTTCGACAAGGCATCGCAGGCGTTCACCGCCTTTCTCAATCGTTACCCCAACAGCCAGTACGCCGGAAACGCTCAGTACTGGCTGGGTGAGGTGAATCTGGCCAAGGGTGATCTGCAGGCGGCCGGCCAGGCCTTCGCCAAGGTCAGTCAGGCCTATCCGAGTCATGCCAAGGTGCCGGATTCGCTGTTCAAGCTGGCCGATGTCGAGCGCCGTCTGGGGCACAACGACAAGGCGCGCGGTATCCTGCAACAGGTGATCGCCCAGTATCCGGGCAGCTCGGCTGCGCAACTGGCCCAGCGCGACCTGCAGCGCCTGTAA
- the queE gene encoding 7-carboxy-7-deazaguanine synthase QueE, giving the protein MLETLRITELFFSLQGETRTAGLPTVFVRLTGCPLRCQYCDTAYAFSGGDIVTLDTILQQVAAYRPGYVCVTGGEPLAQPNCIALLTRLCDAGYEVSLETSGALDVSMVDPRVSKVLDLKTPGSDEVQRNRYENLRWLTRNDQVKFVICSREDYDWAVSKLIEHDLASRVGEVLFSPSHQQLDARALADWIVADNLPVRLQLQLHKILWNDEPGH; this is encoded by the coding sequence ATGCTAGAAACCCTGCGCATCACCGAGCTCTTCTTCTCGTTGCAGGGGGAAACGCGTACCGCCGGCCTGCCGACGGTATTCGTGCGCCTGACCGGCTGCCCCCTGCGCTGTCAGTACTGTGACACCGCCTACGCCTTCAGTGGCGGCGACATCGTCACCCTGGACACCATCCTTCAACAGGTGGCGGCCTACCGGCCAGGATACGTCTGTGTGACCGGCGGAGAGCCGCTGGCTCAACCCAACTGCATCGCTCTGCTGACGCGTCTGTGCGACGCCGGCTACGAAGTGTCGCTGGAAACCAGTGGGGCACTCGACGTCTCGATGGTCGATCCCAGAGTCAGCAAGGTGCTCGATCTGAAGACACCAGGTTCGGACGAAGTGCAGCGCAACCGCTACGAGAACCTCCGCTGGCTGACGCGCAACGATCAGGTCAAGTTCGTCATCTGCTCACGCGAGGACTACGACTGGGCGGTCTCCAAGCTGATAGAGCATGACCTGGCGTCCCGGGTCGGCGAGGTGCTGTTCTCGCCCAGCCACCAGCAGCTGGATGCACGCGCGCTGGCCGACTGGATAGTCGCGGACAACCTGCCGGTACGCCTGCAACTGCAGCTTCACAAGATTCTCTGGAACGACGAACCGGGACACTGA
- the pal gene encoding peptidoglycan-associated lipoprotein Pal: MEMLKFGKFAALSLALAVAVGCSSKGGDAAGEGAVDPNAGYGADTGAVDGSLSEEAALRAITTFYFEYDSSDLKAEAMRALDVHAKDLKGNGARVVLEGHADERGTREYNMALGERRAKAVQRYLVLQGVSPAQLELVSYGEERPVATGNDEQSWAQNRRVELRK; this comes from the coding sequence ATGGAAATGCTGAAATTCGGTAAGTTCGCTGCACTATCCCTGGCTCTCGCCGTTGCTGTAGGTTGCTCCTCCAAAGGCGGCGACGCTGCTGGCGAAGGTGCTGTTGACCCGAACGCAGGCTACGGTGCCGACACTGGCGCTGTTGATGGCAGCCTGAGCGAAGAAGCGGCTCTGCGCGCTATCACCACTTTCTACTTCGAGTACGACAGCTCCGACCTGAAGGCCGAAGCCATGCGCGCTCTGGACGTACACGCCAAGGACCTGAAAGGCAACGGCGCTCGCGTCGTTCTGGAAGGCCACGCTGACGAGCGCGGTACCCGCGAGTACAACATGGCTCTGGGCGAGCGTCGTGCCAAGGCCGTTCAACGCTACCTGGTTCTGCAGGGCGTTTCCCCGGCTCAGCTGGAACTGGTTTCCTACGGCGAAGAGCGTCCGGTTGCTACTGGCAACGACGAGCAGTCCTGGGCTCAGAACCGTCGCGTAGAGCTGCGTAAGTAA
- the queC gene encoding 7-cyano-7-deazaguanine synthase QueC, which translates to MNDKKAVILLSGGLDSATVVAMARAEGYACYSMSFDYGQRHRAELQAAERIARQLGVVEHKVIGLNLNGIGGSALTDSSIAVPEAPSEGIPSTYVPARNTVFLSLALGWAEVLEARDIFIGVNAVDYSGYPDCRPEFVEAFERMANLATRAGVQGQGFSIRAPLQWMSKGEIIQAGVRLGVDYALTVSCYQADDDGRACGRCDSCRLRAAGFVAAGVPDATRYF; encoded by the coding sequence ATGAACGACAAGAAAGCGGTAATCCTTCTTTCCGGCGGGCTGGATTCGGCCACCGTGGTGGCCATGGCCAGGGCCGAGGGCTACGCCTGCTACAGTATGAGTTTCGACTACGGGCAGCGGCATCGCGCCGAGTTGCAGGCAGCAGAGCGCATCGCACGACAATTGGGCGTGGTCGAGCACAAGGTGATCGGGCTGAACCTCAACGGCATCGGTGGTTCGGCGCTGACCGATAGCAGTATCGCCGTGCCCGAGGCGCCTTCCGAAGGGATTCCCTCCACCTACGTGCCGGCGCGCAATACGGTGTTCCTGTCGCTTGCACTGGGCTGGGCTGAGGTGCTCGAGGCGCGTGATATTTTCATCGGCGTCAACGCGGTGGATTACTCGGGTTATCCCGACTGCCGCCCCGAGTTCGTCGAGGCTTTCGAGCGCATGGCCAACCTGGCGACCCGGGCGGGTGTGCAAGGGCAGGGCTTTAGCATCCGGGCGCCGCTGCAGTGGATGAGCAAGGGCGAAATCATCCAGGCCGGGGTGCGCCTGGGTGTTGATTACGCGCTGACCGTTTCCTGTTACCAGGCCGACGATGACGGTCGCGCCTGTGGCAGGTGCGACAGTTGCCGTCTGCGCGCTGCCGGTTTCGTCGCTGCGGGTGTGCCCGATGCAACTCGCTACTTTTGA
- the nadA gene encoding quinolinate synthase NadA yields the protein MTQISERLLVQAHLDAKQPKPLTAEEEAFYRREIAAELKKQNAVLVAHYYCDPVIQALAEETGGCVSDSLEMARFGNQHPAQTVVVAGVRFMGETAKILNPEKRVLMPTLEATCSLDLGCPVDEFSAFCDQHPERTVVVYANTSAAVKARADWVVTSSCALEIVESLMDNGETIIWAPDKHLGNYIQRETGADMLLWDGACIVHEEFKSKQLLDMKALYPDAAILVHPESPQSVVELADAVGSTSQLIKAAQTLPNSTFIVATDRGIFYKMQQLCPDKTFIEAPTAGNGAACRSCAHCPWMAMNTLERVLTGLREGSGEIHVDPALIPKAIKPLKRMLDFTQAARMKVAGNA from the coding sequence ATGACGCAGATTTCCGAACGCCTTCTTGTCCAGGCTCATCTCGATGCCAAGCAGCCCAAGCCGCTGACTGCCGAGGAAGAGGCTTTCTATCGCCGCGAGATCGCAGCCGAGTTGAAGAAGCAGAATGCAGTGCTGGTGGCGCACTATTACTGCGATCCGGTCATCCAGGCGCTGGCCGAGGAAACCGGAGGTTGCGTTTCCGACTCCCTGGAAATGGCCCGCTTCGGCAATCAGCACCCGGCGCAGACCGTAGTGGTGGCAGGGGTCCGCTTCATGGGCGAGACAGCGAAGATCCTCAACCCGGAAAAACGCGTGCTGATGCCGACGCTGGAGGCCACCTGCTCGCTGGATCTTGGCTGCCCGGTGGATGAATTCTCGGCCTTCTGCGATCAGCACCCTGAGCGTACCGTGGTGGTTTACGCCAATACCTCGGCTGCGGTGAAGGCGCGAGCCGACTGGGTGGTGACCTCCAGTTGCGCGCTGGAAATCGTCGAGAGCCTGATGGACAACGGCGAGACCATCATCTGGGCGCCGGACAAGCATCTGGGCAACTACATCCAGCGCGAAACCGGCGCCGACATGCTGCTCTGGGATGGCGCCTGCATCGTCCACGAGGAGTTCAAGTCCAAGCAGTTGCTGGACATGAAGGCGCTGTATCCGGATGCCGCCATCCTGGTACACCCGGAATCGCCACAAAGCGTGGTGGAACTGGCCGATGCGGTGGGCTCCACCAGCCAGCTGATCAAGGCCGCGCAGACTCTGCCGAACTCCACCTTCATCGTCGCTACCGACCGCGGCATCTTCTACAAGATGCAGCAGCTGTGCCCGGACAAGACCTTCATCGAGGCACCGACTGCCGGCAATGGGGCTGCCTGCCGCAGCTGCGCACACTGCCCGTGGATGGCGATGAATACCCTCGAGCGCGTGCTGACCGGGCTGCGCGAGGGTTCCGGTGAGATTCATGTCGACCCGGCGCTGATTCCCAAGGCGATCAAGCCGCTCAAGCGCATGCTCGACTTCACCCAGGCGGCGCGGATGAAAGTCGCAGGTAACGCCTGA
- the tolB gene encoding Tol-Pal system beta propeller repeat protein TolB encodes MNNLIRIALLGLVMLVGSVQAADPLVISQGADRATPIAVVPFGWQGGSVLPEDMSQIIGNDLRNSGYFEPIPRQNMISLPTQASEVIYRDWKALGAQYVLVGNIVPNGGRLQVQYALFNVSTEQQVMTGNVGGGTDQLRDMAHHIADQSFEKLTGVKGAFSTRLLYVTAERMGANNTRYTLQRSDYDGARAVTLLQSREPILSPSFAPDGRRIAYVSFEQRRPRIFVQHIDTGRREQITNFEGLNGAPAWSPDGNRLAFVLSRDGNPEIYVMDMGSRQMRRVTNHYAIDTEPFWGKDGQTLYFTSDRAGKPQIYKTNINSGAVERVTFVGNYNANPKLSADEKTLVMIHRQDGFTVFKVAAQDLETNRLRILSDTSLDESPTVAPNGTMLIYATRQQGRGVLMLASTNGRVRLPLPTAQGEVREPSWSPYLN; translated from the coding sequence GTGAACAACCTGATTCGTATCGCCCTGCTGGGGCTGGTCATGCTGGTCGGTAGCGTCCAGGCGGCCGATCCGCTGGTGATTTCCCAAGGCGCCGACCGCGCCACGCCTATCGCAGTGGTGCCTTTCGGCTGGCAGGGCGGTTCGGTATTGCCCGAGGACATGTCGCAGATCATCGGCAACGACCTGCGCAACTCCGGCTATTTCGAGCCGATTCCGCGGCAGAACATGATCAGCCTGCCGACTCAGGCCAGCGAAGTCATCTACCGCGACTGGAAGGCCCTCGGCGCCCAGTACGTGCTGGTCGGCAACATCGTGCCCAACGGTGGCCGCCTGCAGGTGCAGTACGCACTGTTCAACGTCAGCACCGAACAGCAGGTGATGACCGGTAACGTCGGTGGTGGCACCGATCAACTGCGTGACATGGCCCACCATATCGCCGACCAGTCGTTCGAGAAGCTCACCGGCGTCAAGGGCGCGTTTTCCACGCGACTGCTCTACGTCACTGCCGAGCGCATGGGGGCCAACAACACCCGCTACACCCTGCAGCGCTCCGACTACGACGGTGCCCGTGCTGTGACCTTGCTGCAGTCGCGTGAGCCGATCCTGTCGCCGTCCTTCGCGCCCGATGGCCGTCGCATTGCCTATGTGTCCTTCGAGCAGCGTCGTCCGCGTATCTTCGTGCAGCACATCGATACCGGTCGCCGCGAACAGATCACCAATTTCGAAGGCCTCAACGGCGCACCGGCCTGGTCGCCGGACGGCAATCGCCTGGCCTTCGTGCTGTCGCGTGACGGCAATCCGGAAATCTACGTGATGGACATGGGCAGCCGGCAGATGCGCCGTGTCACCAATCACTATGCCATCGATACAGAACCCTTCTGGGGCAAGGATGGTCAGACCCTTTACTTCACGTCGGATCGCGCGGGCAAACCGCAGATCTACAAGACCAACATCAATAGCGGGGCAGTGGAGCGAGTGACCTTCGTCGGTAACTACAACGCCAACCCGAAATTGTCAGCTGATGAAAAGACCCTGGTGATGATCCATCGCCAGGATGGCTTTACCGTGTTCAAGGTGGCGGCACAGGACCTGGAAACCAACCGTTTGCGCATACTTTCAGACACAAGTTTGGATGAGTCGCCCACTGTTGCGCCCAATGGCACCATGCTAATCTACGCCACCCGCCAGCAGGGCCGGGGAGTCTTGATGTTAGCGTCCACGAACGGACGTGTGAGGCTCCCTCTTCCTACCGCTCAAGGCGAAGTTCGAGAGCCTTCTTGGTCCCCTTACCTGAACTGA
- the tolQ gene encoding protein TolQ, whose protein sequence is MEANAVDHMSMWSLISNASLVVQLVMLTLVAASVISWVMIFQRSNALRASKRALDNFEDRFWSGIDLSKLYRQAGSNPDPDSGLEQIFRAGFKEFSRLRQQQGVDPDAVMDGVARAMRVAISREEEKLETALPFLATVGSTSPYIGLFGTVWGIMNSFRGLAQVQQATLATVAPGIAEALIATAIGLFAAIPAVIAYNRFSARGEMLIGRYYTFADEFQAILHRKVHTSED, encoded by the coding sequence GTGGAAGCTAACGCCGTTGACCATATGTCGATGTGGAGTCTGATCAGTAACGCCAGTCTGGTGGTTCAACTGGTGATGCTGACCCTGGTGGCCGCTTCGGTCATTTCCTGGGTGATGATCTTCCAGCGCAGCAATGCCCTGCGCGCCTCCAAGCGTGCGCTGGACAACTTCGAGGATCGTTTCTGGTCCGGTATCGATCTGTCCAAGCTGTATCGTCAGGCTGGCAGCAATCCTGATCCGGACTCCGGCCTGGAGCAGATCTTCCGTGCCGGCTTCAAGGAATTCTCCCGCCTGCGCCAGCAGCAGGGGGTCGACCCGGATGCGGTGATGGACGGCGTGGCGCGTGCCATGCGCGTAGCCATCTCGCGCGAGGAAGAGAAGCTGGAAACCGCGCTGCCTTTCCTGGCCACCGTAGGCTCCACCAGCCCGTATATCGGTCTGTTCGGCACCGTATGGGGCATCATGAACTCCTTCCGCGGTCTGGCCCAGGTTCAGCAGGCTACCCTGGCCACCGTGGCCCCGGGTATCGCCGAAGCGCTGATCGCCACCGCCATCGGTCTGTTCGCCGCGATTCCGGCGGTCATCGCCTACAACCGCTTCTCTGCCCGCGGCGAAATGCTGATCGGCCGCTACTACACCTTCGCCGACGAGTTCCAGGCCATCCTGCACCGCAAGGTGCACACCTCGGAAGACTAA
- the tolA gene encoding cell envelope integrity protein TolA — protein sequence MMQQTERSQSESYFWPIVWAVGLHVLMFAMLFVSFAFTPELPPARPVVQATLYQLQSQSQATTQTTQKIAGEAQKTSAPQFETERLEQKKAEEQKVAAAKKAEEQKKAEEARKAEAAKKAEAEKAAEQKRQADIAKKRAEEEAKKKAAEDAKKKAAEEAKKKAAAAEAAKKKAAEDAKRKAEEARRKAAEDQKAAALADLLSDNVQNQQALAETHGDQVAGNLDDLIIKLITENWQRPMSARRGMSVELLIQMLPDGTVTNASVSRSSGDAPFDSSAVAAVRNVGRIPEMQQLDRATFDRLYRQRRVIFKPED from the coding sequence CTGATGCAGCAAACCGAGCGTTCGCAGTCGGAAAGCTACTTCTGGCCCATCGTCTGGGCCGTGGGTCTGCACGTCCTGATGTTCGCCATGCTGTTCGTCAGCTTCGCCTTCACTCCGGAACTGCCGCCGGCGCGTCCGGTGGTACAGGCTACGCTGTACCAATTGCAGTCGCAGAGTCAGGCCACCACTCAGACCACCCAGAAGATTGCCGGGGAAGCCCAGAAGACTTCCGCTCCGCAATTCGAGACCGAGCGTCTGGAGCAGAAGAAGGCCGAGGAGCAGAAGGTCGCTGCGGCCAAGAAAGCCGAGGAACAAAAGAAGGCTGAGGAGGCTCGAAAGGCCGAAGCGGCGAAGAAGGCCGAGGCCGAGAAGGCGGCCGAGCAGAAGCGTCAGGCTGATATTGCCAAGAAGCGTGCCGAGGAAGAGGCGAAGAAGAAAGCCGCCGAGGACGCCAAGAAGAAAGCGGCGGAAGAGGCCAAGAAGAAGGCTGCTGCTGCCGAGGCCGCGAAAAAGAAAGCTGCCGAGGACGCCAAACGCAAGGCGGAGGAGGCCCGACGCAAGGCTGCCGAAGATCAGAAGGCTGCAGCGTTGGCCGATCTGCTTTCGGACAATGTGCAGAACCAGCAGGCGCTGGCTGAAACCCATGGTGACCAGGTTGCCGGCAACCTCGACGATCTGATCATCAAGCTGATCACCGAGAACTGGCAGCGACCGATGTCGGCGCGTCGAGGCATGAGTGTCGAACTGCTGATTCAGATGCTGCCCGACGGCACCGTGACCAACGCCAGCGTATCGCGCTCTAGTGGCGATGCGCCGTTCGACAGTTCCGCAGTTGCCGCTGTGCGTAACGTCGGGCGTATTCCCGAGATGCAACAATTGGATCGCGCTACCTTCGATCGTCTGTACAGGCAGCGCCGCGTGATTTTCAAACCGGAGGATTGA
- the ybgC gene encoding tol-pal system-associated acyl-CoA thioesterase: MRAQNGVLPFSHHCRVYYEDTDAGGIVYYVNYLKFMERARTERLRELGYAQSTLAGEGLLFVVHSAEARYHAPARLDDELLISADVIELNRASLRFRQQVRRAADDVLLCEGRFLVACVRADNLKPRAIPETLRHAFAGTQAPGLIAAGE; encoded by the coding sequence ATGCGCGCGCAAAACGGAGTCCTGCCGTTCAGCCACCATTGCCGAGTCTATTACGAAGACACCGATGCGGGCGGCATCGTCTACTACGTCAACTATCTCAAATTCATGGAGCGGGCTCGCACCGAGCGCCTGCGCGAACTGGGTTATGCCCAGTCGACGCTTGCCGGTGAGGGCCTGTTGTTCGTTGTGCATTCGGCCGAAGCGCGTTACCACGCGCCGGCACGACTGGATGACGAACTGCTGATCAGCGCCGATGTGATCGAATTGAACCGTGCCAGCCTGCGTTTTCGTCAACAGGTCAGGCGGGCTGCGGATGATGTGCTGCTCTGCGAGGGGCGGTTCCTGGTGGCCTGTGTGCGCGCCGACAACTTGAAACCCCGGGCCATACCCGAAACCCTGCGACACGCGTTCGCCGGGACGCAGGCACCGGGTTTAATTGCAGCAGGAGAGTAA
- the tolR gene encoding protein TolR, whose product MARIRNRRKPVAEMNVVPYIDVMLVLLVIFMVTAPMLNQGVKVDLPKVSSEALPQDNDAQVLTISIKADKTYYWNMGSEVDVDTEQERASTLEQMTQAVTAIIAENRRQGKKVQVFVRGDKSVDYGTVMAAMGGLQQADVGNVGLITEAP is encoded by the coding sequence ATGGCGAGAATTCGCAACAGACGCAAACCGGTCGCCGAGATGAACGTGGTGCCCTACATCGACGTGATGCTGGTGCTGCTGGTCATCTTCATGGTTACCGCGCCCATGCTCAATCAGGGCGTCAAGGTCGACCTGCCCAAGGTCAGCAGCGAAGCGCTGCCGCAGGACAACGACGCCCAGGTGCTGACCATCTCCATCAAGGCCGACAAGACCTACTACTGGAACATGGGTAGCGAGGTCGACGTGGACACCGAGCAGGAGCGTGCCTCCACGCTGGAGCAGATGACTCAGGCAGTAACGGCGATCATCGCCGAGAACCGTCGTCAGGGTAAGAAGGTGCAGGTGTTCGTGCGCGGCGACAAGTCGGTGGACTATGGCACCGTGATGGCGGCCATGGGAGGCCTGCAGCAGGCCGACGTCGGCAATGTCGGATTGATTACCGAGGCTCCCTGA